Proteins encoded in a region of the Alosa sapidissima isolate fAloSap1 chromosome 19, fAloSap1.pri, whole genome shotgun sequence genome:
- the tmem54a gene encoding transmembrane protein 54a: MVRSGVCCANLDDDKALMKMGLGLVLVGHVNFLLGALVHGAVLRHVNLHVEARTMEYAISNVIALVSGLMAIIVGISAIVLSKNRKNKPLKWFLFVVSILAALLSTASTVGLSVSIIMTIINGGWGLLKSCDELPINYFSITTECRFDPTRVYGTTIILWAPLILMLVVETVFCGRCFFACISYLRLSCPWRRRKKIINTRRVRIKSPTDLESTSSQRQSEAEPAEQHELLRFNTPTPGTI; this comes from the exons ATGGTTAGATCGG GGGTGTGCTGTGCCAACCTGGACGATGACAAGGCCCTGATGAAGATGGGCCTGGGGCTGGTGCTGGTTGGCCATGTCAACTTCCTATTGGGGGCGCTAGTGCACGGCGCCGTGCTCAGGCATGTCAACTTGCACGTCGAGGCTCGCACCATGGAGTACGCCATCTCCAACGTAATAGCGTTGGTATCAGGCCTCATG GCTATCATTGTTGGAATCTCAGCAATAGTCCTATCAAAAAACAGGAAAAACAAGCCTTTG AAATGGTTCCTGTTTGTGGTCAGTATATTGGCAGCTCTCCTGTCCACGGCCTCCACCGTGGGGCTGAGTGTGTCCATAATCATGACCATCATAAATGGAGGCTGGGGCCTGCTGAAATCCTGCGATGAACTCCCCATCAACTACTTCAGCATCACTACAGAATGCCGGTTTGATCCCACAAGGGTCTAT GGAACAACTATAATTCTGTGGGCTCCTCTGATCCTGATGCTGGTAGTGGAGACTGTGTTCTGTGGGCGCTGCTTTTTCGCCTGCATCTCCTACTTGCGCCTCTCCTGTCCCTGGCGCAGAAGGAAGAAGATCATCAACACCAGGAGG GTGCGTATAAAGAGCCCAACGGACCTGGAGTCCACATCTAGCCAGAGACAGTCAGAAGCAGAGCCCGCTGAACAACACGAACTGCTCAGATTCAACACTCCTACTCCTGGAACAATCTGA
- the lck gene encoding tyrosine-protein kinase Lck, translated as MGCSCSSDYDEDWQEHLDEKCDQCNCPIPPDSLNPYKDDHSGYPTQYDPPTSPLDNLVVALHNYEPSHSDDLGFEKGEKLKIIDREDPEWYMAESLTTGERGYIPYNFVAKFNTIETEPWFFKNLSRNDANRQLLAPGNTQGSFLIRESETTPGSFSLSVRDMDQTSGDVVKHYRIRNIDIGGYYITTKISFASLSELVKHYTRDADGLCTRLVKPSQTRMPQRPWWQDEWEVPRESLKLERRLGAGQFGEVWMGVYNNNRKVAIKCLKAGTMSINAFLAEANLMKALQHARLVRLFAVVTAEPIYIITEYMENGSLVDFLKTSEGMKLSMNTLIDMGSQIAEGMSYIECKNYIHRDLRAANILVSLDLVCKIADFGLARLIEDNEYTARDGAKFPIKWTAPEAINYGTFSIKSDVWSFGVLLTEIVTYGRIPYPGMTNPEVIQNLERGYRMPQPDNCPDGLYGIMQHCWTEVPEDRPTFEYLKCVLEDFATSTERQYQEGL; from the exons ATGGGGTGCAGCTGCAGCTCTGACTATGATGAGGACTGGCAGGAGCACCTGGATGAGAAGTGTGATCAGTGCAATTGCCCTATCCCTCCTGACTCTCTCAATCCG TACAAAGATGACCACAGTGGCTACCCTACCCAGTACGATCCACCAACCTCTCCTCTAG ACAATCTGGTTGTGGCGCTGCACAACTATGAGCCCAGCCACAGCGACGACCTGGGCTTCGAGAAGGGGGAGAAGCTGAAAATCATCGACAG AGAGGACCCTGAATGGTACATGGCAGAGTCATTGACCACAGGAGAAAGGGGTTACATCCCATACAACTTTGTGGCCAAGTTTAACACAATTGAGACTGAGCC CTGGTTCTTCAAGAACCTGTCTCGAAATGATGCCAACAGGCAGCTCCTGGCTCCGGGGAACACACAAGGCTCATTCCTTATCCGTGAGAGTGAGACGACCCCAG GtagtttctctctgtctgtgaggGACATGGATCAGACCTCAGGAGACGTGGTCAAGCACTACAGGATCCGTAACATCGATATTGGCGGCTACTACATCACCACCAAGATCTCGTTCGCGTCTCTGTCAGAGCTGGTGAAGCATTACACAC GAGATGCTGACGGCCTTTGCACTCGCCTGGTGAAGCCCAGTCAGACGCGTATGCCTCAGAGGCCCTGGTGGCAGGATGAGTGGGAGGTCCCGCGAGAGTCCCTCAAGCTGGAGCGTCGGCTGGGGGCCGGCCAGTTTGGAGAAGTGTGGATGG GTGtgtacaacaacaacagaaaggTTGCTATCAAGTGTCTGAAGGCAGGGACCATGTCCATCAATGCATTCCTGGCAGAGGCCAACCTCATGAAGGCTCTGCAGCATGCACGCCTGGTGCGCCTCTTCGCCGTGGTAACGGCGGAACCCATTTACATCATCACAGAGTACATGGAGAACG GCAGTTTGGTGGATTTTCTAAAGACTTCAGAAGGCATGAAACTTAGCATGAACACACTCATTGACATGGGCTCACAG ATCGCAGAAGGCATGTCTTACATTGAATGTAAAAATTACATCCACCGAGATCTGCGAGCAGCAAACATCCTCGTGTCACTCGATCTCGTCTGCAAGATTGCTGACTTTGGCCTGGCTCGACTCATAGAGGACAATGAGTACACAGCAAGAGATG GTGCTAAATTCCCCATCAAATGGACTGCCCCAGAGGCAATAAACTATGGAACCTTCTCCATCAAGTCAGACGTCTGGTCTTTTGGGGTCCTGCTAACTGAAATTGTGACATACGGACGAATCCCTTACCCAG GAATGACTAACCCAGAGGTGATCCAGAACCTGGAGCGTGGTTACAGGATGCCCCAGCCAGATAACTGTCCGGACGGTCTCTACGGCATTATGCAGCACTGCTGGACCGAGGTCCCCGAGGACAGGCCCACTTTTGAGTACCTGAAGTGTGTACTGGAGGACTTCGCCACATCCACTGAAAGGCAGTACCAGGAAGGCCTGTAA
- the fam167b gene encoding protein FAM167A, with product MEFKELGGDDISDGETEGLDSVKAITEKLKLQTRRPSYFEWKERLESRPWAETADVTNSDDTDEQPNVIEVSKDENSEPTVRNICGFETIDDALSWLRSELREMQLQDNRLARQLIRLRAEIHRIKVEQVCHRHKEMLDDATYELEECGEESDLLCDIPMKAAFALSTPLKHLGLTKMNINSRRFSLC from the exons ATGGAATTCAAAGAACTAGGTGGTGATGACATCTCCGACGGAGAGACGGAGGGTTTGGACAGCGTGAAGGCGATCACTGAAAAACTCAAATTGCAAACACGCAGACCATCATATTTTGAGTGGAAGGAACGATTGGAAAGCCGGCCTTGGGCAGAGACCGCAGACGTTACAAACAGTGATGATACCGATGAACAACCAAACGTGATTGAAGTTTCCAAAGATGAGAATTCAGAACCAACTGTTCGGAATATTTGTGGTTTTGAAACTATCGACGATGCACTGTCTTGGCTTCGGAGTGAACTG AGGGAGATGCAGCTTCAGGATAACCGGCTGGCCCGGCAGCTTATCCGCCTGCGAGCGGAGATCCACCGCATCAAGGTGGAGCAGGTGTGCCACCGGCACAAGGAGATGCTAGACGACGCCACCTATGAGCTGGAGGAGTGCGGTGAGGAGTCCGACCTGCTATGTGACATCCCCATGAAGGCTGCCTTCGCCCTGTCCACGCCGCTCAAGCACCTGGGACTCACCAAGATGAACATCAACTCTCGCCGCTTCTCACTCTGTTGA